From uncultured Roseateles sp., the proteins below share one genomic window:
- a CDS encoding nitrous oxide reductase accessory protein NosL, which produces MNALNRRQWLFAALAGASLLAACGDKAGSQLAAVEIDPSSTCDLDGMLLADYPGPKAQIHFSGSPKPCWYCDTVEMFNTLLKPEQVKTILAVYVQDMGQADWEQPRGHWFDAKTGFYVLGSKRHGSMGPTIASFRQEADAQKFITGYGGRLLRYAEVKPEMVDLSGGALHDSRM; this is translated from the coding sequence ATGAATGCTCTCAACCGCCGTCAATGGCTGTTCGCCGCCCTGGCCGGCGCCTCGCTGCTGGCCGCCTGCGGCGACAAGGCTGGCTCCCAGCTCGCCGCCGTCGAGATAGACCCGAGCAGCACCTGCGATCTGGACGGCATGCTGCTGGCCGACTACCCCGGCCCCAAGGCGCAGATCCACTTCAGCGGCAGCCCCAAGCCGTGCTGGTACTGCGACACCGTCGAGATGTTCAACACCCTGCTCAAGCCGGAGCAGGTCAAGACCATCCTGGCCGTCTACGTCCAGGACATGGGCCAGGCCGACTGGGAGCAGCCACGCGGCCACTGGTTCGACGCCAAGACCGGCTTCTACGTGCTGGGCAGCAAGCGCCATGGCTCGATGGGCCCCACCATCGCCAGCTTCCGGCAGGAGGCCGATGCGCAGAAATTCATCACCGGCTATGGCGGCCGCCTGCTGCGCTACGCCGAGGTCAAGCCCGAGATGGTGGACCTCAGCGGAGGCGCGCTGCACGACAGCCGCATGTAG
- a CDS encoding ABC transporter permease subunit, whose protein sequence is MPDIEWRQLATLAGKEFRDRMRNRWVLAVALVFTVFSLVITYFGAAQQGQLGPRSIEFTIASLVSLVIYLIPLIALLLGFDAIVGERERGSLDLLLALPITRLELLLGKYLGLAAALTLSTLAGFALDAGLLYRQFGWPGLYQYLGFVLSSVLLGLAFLSLALLISVLARERTKASGGAIALWFGFVLVFDLLMLGLLVASGGEFGGQALAYALLLNPTDIFRILNVFSLDQVRSLYGLASIVPPALANPWLMGGAMLAWIAAPLALATWRFRA, encoded by the coding sequence ATGCCTGATATCGAATGGCGCCAGCTCGCCACCCTGGCGGGCAAGGAGTTCCGCGACCGCATGCGCAACCGCTGGGTGCTGGCCGTCGCGCTGGTGTTCACCGTGTTCTCGCTGGTCATCACCTATTTCGGCGCGGCCCAGCAGGGCCAGCTCGGGCCGCGTTCGATCGAGTTCACAATCGCCAGCCTGGTCAGCCTGGTGATCTATCTGATCCCGCTGATCGCCCTGCTGCTGGGCTTCGACGCCATCGTCGGCGAACGCGAGCGCGGCTCGCTCGATCTGCTGCTGGCCCTGCCCATCACGCGGCTGGAGCTGCTGCTGGGCAAATACCTGGGCCTGGCCGCGGCGCTGACGCTCTCCACCCTGGCCGGCTTTGCGCTGGACGCCGGGCTGCTCTACCGCCAGTTCGGCTGGCCCGGGCTCTACCAGTACCTGGGCTTCGTGCTCAGCTCGGTGCTCTTGGGCCTGGCCTTTCTGAGCCTGGCCCTCCTGATCTCGGTGCTGGCCCGCGAGCGCACCAAGGCCTCGGGCGGGGCTATCGCGCTGTGGTTCGGCTTCGTGCTGGTGTTCGATCTGCTGATGCTGGGCCTGCTGGTCGCCAGCGGTGGAGAGTTTGGCGGCCAGGCCCTGGCCTACGCGCTGCTGCTGAACCCGACCGACATCTTCCGCATCCTCAATGTCTTTTCACTGGACCAGGTGCGCAGCCTCTACGGCCTGGCCAGCATCGTGCCCCCCGCTCTGGCCAATCCCTGGCTGATGGGCGGCGCCATGCTGGCCTGGATCGCCGCGCCCCTGGCCCTTGCCACCTGGAGATTCCGCGCATGA
- a CDS encoding ABC transporter ATP-binding protein, giving the protein MTNTSPVNESAAAIALRDVTKHFGAVRAVDGVSLSVRRGELFGLIGHNGAGKSTLFKLMLGLLPVSSGEIAIAGASVRGRDFRAARRQIGYLPEHLALYDNLSGIETLRFFARLKGADLGGCAPLLERLGLAAAAGRPVREYSKGMRQRLGFAQALLGKPQVLFLDEPSNGLDPAAIREFYAILHELRDQGVTVLITSHILAELQERVDRLAIMVAGRVQALGSVPELREQQDMPLHIALRLPPSALELLRSCLSVVPGLSLQTARDAGNEHIVSCPRPAKMAVLAALAPLGSLLLDLQIREPSLEDLFFDLRGQDA; this is encoded by the coding sequence GTGACAAACACTTCCCCGGTCAATGAGAGCGCCGCAGCGATTGCGCTGCGTGACGTGACCAAGCATTTCGGCGCGGTGCGTGCGGTCGATGGCGTGAGCTTGAGCGTTCGGCGCGGCGAGCTGTTCGGCCTGATCGGCCACAACGGCGCCGGCAAGAGCACGCTGTTCAAGCTGATGCTGGGCCTGCTGCCGGTCAGCAGCGGCGAGATCGCCATCGCCGGCGCCTCGGTGCGCGGACGCGACTTCCGCGCCGCGCGCCGGCAGATCGGCTACCTGCCCGAGCACCTGGCCCTGTACGACAACCTCAGCGGCATCGAGACGCTGCGCTTCTTCGCCAGGCTCAAGGGCGCCGACCTCGGCGGCTGCGCGCCGCTGCTGGAGCGGCTGGGCCTGGCCGCCGCGGCCGGGCGGCCGGTGCGCGAGTATTCGAAGGGCATGCGCCAGCGCCTGGGTTTTGCCCAGGCCCTGCTCGGCAAGCCCCAGGTGCTGTTTCTCGACGAGCCCAGCAACGGCCTGGACCCGGCGGCCATTCGCGAGTTCTACGCCATCCTGCACGAGCTGCGCGACCAGGGCGTGACGGTGCTGATCACCTCGCACATCCTGGCCGAGCTGCAGGAGCGGGTGGACCGGCTGGCCATCATGGTCGCAGGCCGGGTGCAGGCGCTGGGCAGCGTGCCTGAGCTGCGCGAGCAGCAGGACATGCCGCTGCACATCGCGCTGCGGCTGCCGCCCTCGGCGCTGGAGCTGCTGCGCAGCTGCCTGAGCGTCGTGCCGGGCCTGAGCCTGCAGACCGCCCGCGACGCCGGCAACGAGCACATCGTCAGCTGCCCACGGCCGGCCAAGATGGCCGTGCTGGCGGCATTGGCACCGCTGGGCAGCCTGCTGCTCGATCTGCAAATCCGCGAGCCCTCGCTGGAGGATCTGTTCTTCGACCTGAGAGGCCAAGATGCCTGA
- a CDS encoding nitrous oxide reductase family maturation protein NosD: protein MRQVLALVLLCLTLLGAQAATLRVKPGEALQPVLDAAKAGDVIEVERGVYTGNFLITKPLTLRGLQRPTLSGGQRGDTIRVTAPDVVIEGLIVRDSGDSLKDQNAGIYIRPGAHRAVVQHCDLTYNLFGLWIEKANDVRIEGNLITGKREYNSAQRGNGVQLYNTNGARIIGNNIGFVRDALYVDVSHHAVFRGNKLHHSRYGSHYMNSYYNLWEDNDSYYNRGGLALMEVRNQVVRNNRTWGNSDHGIMLRTLQDSVVENNVVAGNNRGLFIYDVEYATLRGNLIVDNHVGVHLSAGSTRNIVQGNDFIANREQVRYVGARDEPWGAKPGATAGGNHWSNYLGWDRDGDGLGDLPYEANDMVDRLSFRHPQIKLLLASPAVQALRLVGQQFPVLRVPSVVDAHPLMRPGHKDWSIWRDKHFPGQ from the coding sequence ATGAGGCAAGTCCTGGCCCTGGTTCTGCTGTGCTTGACGCTGCTGGGCGCGCAGGCCGCGACCCTGCGCGTCAAGCCTGGCGAGGCCTTGCAGCCGGTGCTGGACGCGGCCAAGGCCGGCGATGTGATCGAGGTCGAGCGCGGCGTCTACACCGGCAACTTCCTGATCACCAAGCCGCTGACCCTGCGCGGCCTCCAGCGCCCCACGCTCAGCGGCGGCCAGCGCGGCGACACGATACGGGTGACCGCGCCCGACGTGGTGATCGAAGGGCTGATCGTGCGCGACTCGGGCGACAGCCTGAAGGACCAGAACGCCGGCATCTACATCCGCCCCGGCGCGCACCGCGCCGTGGTGCAGCACTGCGACCTGACCTACAACCTGTTCGGCCTGTGGATAGAGAAGGCCAACGACGTGCGCATCGAGGGCAATCTGATCACCGGCAAGCGCGAGTACAACTCGGCGCAGCGCGGCAACGGCGTGCAGCTCTACAACACCAACGGCGCACGCATCATCGGCAACAACATCGGCTTCGTGCGTGATGCCCTGTATGTCGATGTGTCGCACCACGCGGTCTTCCGCGGCAACAAGCTGCACCACAGCCGCTACGGCAGCCACTACATGAACTCCTACTACAACCTGTGGGAGGACAACGACAGCTACTACAACCGCGGCGGCCTGGCCCTGATGGAGGTGCGCAACCAGGTGGTGCGCAACAACCGCACCTGGGGCAACTCCGACCACGGCATCATGCTGCGCACGCTGCAGGACTCTGTAGTCGAGAACAATGTGGTCGCCGGCAACAACCGCGGCCTCTTCATCTACGACGTCGAGTACGCGACCCTGCGCGGCAACCTGATCGTCGACAACCATGTCGGTGTGCATCTGTCGGCCGGCTCGACGCGCAACATCGTCCAGGGCAACGACTTCATCGCCAACCGCGAGCAGGTGCGCTATGTCGGAGCGCGCGACGAACCCTGGGGTGCCAAGCCAGGCGCAACAGCCGGCGGCAACCACTGGAGCAACTACCTCGGCTGGGACCGCGACGGCGACGGCCTGGGCGACCTGCCCTACGAGGCCAATGACATGGTGGACCGGCTCAGCTTCCGCCATCCGCAAATCAAGCTGCTGCTGGCCAGCCCTGCCGTGCAGGCGTTGCGCCTGGTGGGGCAGCAGTTCCCGGTGCTGCGCGTGCCCAGCGTGGTCGATGCCCACCCGCTGATGCGGCCGGGCCACAAGGATTGGAGTATCTGGCGTGACAAACACTTCCCCGGTCAATGA
- a CDS encoding 4Fe-4S binding protein — MQLQHYRFAALLAAFFLALLLNGGPAAHAAGTGQSAYEAELPAELATARNMCALLPCAAVFPGAKSFSERIGSPPYVEAYGDDVQGKKPLLGYVMLSTDITDTPAYSGKPVVTLIAMDIKGRFVGVKVLKHSEPILLLGIPESALLKFNNQYLGKSVADKIEVGQSRPDEGVLGVDAISGATVTVIAQNQVMMTSGTAVARQVGILAPTVREPARYAESGRRLSWAELVKLGAVQHLRVKPEQVGLAPSGEPFIELWFGDLNHPDLARSLLGELGWRNLRAQLREGEHALFVVRTGGVESFKGSGFVRGGIYDRVQVKQGADSFTFRDLDYLNLYGLEAAGAPAFNESAIFVIRGKAQGAAGPSQGSLPPSGGDRSKAPVSGSTFSAAYPWKLAFLGNRVDRATGTRSFTVFDANYWLADELLQGGRPVIEEAAAPWVQVWKTRAVEIALFALLLVAVTVVYAFRETLTRRSTHKNKWPVNAFKYSAWGLSIGFVGFGAMAQPSITQVLTWFHSLLFNWTWSLFLTDPFIFLFWIFIILTVFLFGRGLFCGWLCPFGSLSEAMYKLGSLIGLRRLQGHLPRIWHDQLKWVKYAVFFALLAVSMFDMGRAEVLAEVEPFKTTFLVGITHRAWPYGLFVCVLLGISLFIERPYCKYICPLGAALAMPSTFRWFGLKRKQDCNSCKACAVGCGSLAIDEKGRIDHRECLHCLDCMVLYTDARGCPPLAKERKRRERDGLEITPIGRDGYFIPIHPVPAMNPKVANGPDPRMPTDPVAPPHKADATGIKWLWLELRDHLWPWSAEGWKTQRGLQIAGVSLAIAASLAWVLAGTGRLSASAIIGWWFGWSVYEVLIRLSGRRYVKDGPWWQGNYRRASVMDMLSYVGFKNLLIGAALFLSLKALGLVLA, encoded by the coding sequence ATGCAGCTTCAACATTACCGGTTCGCGGCCTTGCTGGCCGCGTTTTTTCTGGCGCTCCTGCTGAACGGCGGCCCTGCCGCCCATGCGGCAGGCACGGGTCAAAGCGCCTACGAGGCCGAACTGCCCGCCGAACTGGCCACGGCCAGGAATATGTGCGCCCTGCTGCCCTGCGCGGCGGTGTTCCCCGGCGCCAAGAGCTTCTCCGAACGCATCGGCTCGCCGCCCTATGTCGAAGCCTATGGCGACGACGTTCAGGGCAAGAAGCCGCTGCTGGGCTATGTGATGCTCTCGACAGACATCACCGACACGCCCGCCTACTCGGGCAAGCCGGTCGTCACCCTGATCGCCATGGACATCAAGGGCCGCTTCGTCGGCGTCAAGGTGCTCAAGCACTCCGAGCCCATTCTGCTGCTGGGCATCCCGGAATCGGCCCTGCTGAAATTCAACAACCAGTACCTCGGCAAATCGGTGGCCGACAAGATCGAGGTCGGCCAGTCGCGCCCCGATGAGGGCGTGCTGGGTGTGGACGCGATCTCCGGCGCCACCGTCACGGTGATCGCGCAGAACCAGGTGATGATGACCTCGGGCACAGCCGTGGCCCGCCAGGTTGGCATCCTCGCGCCCACCGTGCGCGAGCCGGCCAGGTACGCGGAGAGCGGCCGGCGCCTGAGCTGGGCCGAGCTGGTCAAGCTCGGCGCCGTGCAGCACCTGCGGGTCAAGCCCGAGCAGGTCGGCCTGGCGCCTTCCGGCGAGCCCTTCATCGAGCTGTGGTTCGGTGATCTGAACCACCCGGACCTCGCGCGCAGCTTGCTGGGCGAACTGGGCTGGCGCAATCTGCGCGCCCAGCTCAGGGAGGGCGAACACGCGCTGTTCGTCGTGCGCACCGGCGGCGTCGAATCGTTCAAGGGCTCGGGCTTTGTGCGCGGCGGCATCTACGACCGCGTGCAGGTCAAGCAGGGCGCCGACTCGTTCACCTTCCGCGATCTCGACTATCTGAACCTCTACGGCCTCGAGGCGGCCGGCGCACCGGCCTTCAACGAGTCGGCGATCTTCGTCATCCGCGGGAAGGCTCAGGGAGCCGCCGGGCCGTCCCAAGGCTCCCTGCCCCCCTCGGGGGGCGACCGGAGCAAAGCTCCGGTCTCGGGGTCGACATTTTCTGCTGCCTATCCCTGGAAGCTGGCCTTCCTGGGCAACCGGGTGGACCGCGCCACCGGCACGCGCAGCTTCACCGTCTTCGATGCGAACTACTGGCTGGCCGACGAACTGCTGCAGGGCGGCCGCCCGGTCATCGAAGAGGCCGCCGCACCCTGGGTGCAGGTGTGGAAGACGCGGGCCGTCGAGATCGCGCTGTTCGCCCTGCTGCTGGTGGCGGTGACCGTGGTCTATGCCTTCCGTGAAACCCTGACCCGGCGGTCCACGCACAAGAACAAATGGCCGGTCAATGCCTTCAAGTACAGCGCCTGGGGCTTGAGCATTGGCTTCGTCGGCTTCGGGGCGATGGCCCAGCCCTCGATCACCCAGGTGCTGACCTGGTTCCACTCGCTGCTGTTCAACTGGACCTGGTCGCTGTTCCTGACCGATCCCTTCATCTTCCTGTTCTGGATCTTCATCATCCTGACCGTGTTCCTGTTCGGGCGCGGCCTGTTCTGCGGCTGGCTGTGCCCCTTTGGTTCGCTGTCCGAGGCGATGTACAAGCTGGGCAGCCTGATCGGCCTGCGGCGCTTGCAGGGCCATCTGCCGCGTATCTGGCATGACCAGCTCAAGTGGGTCAAGTACGCGGTGTTCTTCGCGCTGCTGGCGGTGTCTATGTTCGACATGGGCCGCGCCGAAGTGCTGGCCGAGGTCGAGCCGTTCAAGACCACCTTTCTGGTCGGCATCACGCATCGCGCCTGGCCCTACGGCCTGTTCGTCTGCGTCTTGCTGGGCATCTCGCTGTTCATCGAGCGGCCCTACTGCAAATACATCTGCCCGCTGGGCGCGGCATTGGCCATGCCCAGCACCTTCCGGTGGTTCGGGCTCAAGCGCAAGCAGGACTGCAACAGCTGCAAGGCCTGTGCGGTTGGCTGCGGGTCTCTCGCCATCGACGAGAAGGGCCGCATCGACCACCGCGAATGCCTGCACTGCCTGGACTGCATGGTGCTCTACACCGATGCGCGCGGCTGCCCGCCGCTGGCCAAGGAGCGCAAGCGCCGCGAGCGTGACGGGCTGGAGATCACGCCGATTGGCCGCGACGGCTACTTCATCCCCATCCATCCGGTGCCGGCGATGAACCCCAAGGTCGCCAACGGCCCCGATCCGCGCATGCCCACCGACCCGGTCGCGCCTCCGCACAAGGCCGATGCCACCGGCATCAAGTGGCTGTGGCTGGAACTGCGTGACCATCTGTGGCCCTGGAGTGCCGAAGGCTGGAAGACCCAGCGCGGCCTGCAGATCGCCGGCGTCTCGCTGGCCATCGCTGCCAGCCTGGCCTGGGTGCTGGCCGGCACCGGCCGGTTGTCGGCCAGCGCCATCATCGGCTGGTGGTTCGGCTGGAGCGTGTACGAGGTGCTGATACGCCTGTCGGGCCGCCGCTATGTGAAAGACGGCCCCTGGTGGCAAGGCAATTACCGCCGCGCCAGCGTGATGGACATGCTCAGCTATGTCGGTTTCAAGAATCTGCTGATCGGCGCGGCGCTGTTCCTGAGCTTGAAGGCCCTGGGGCTGGTGCTGGCATGA
- the nosZ gene encoding TAT-dependent nitrous-oxide reductase, which yields MSKDLASPTILGRRKFINTAALASLAGVVACTDKGSAAPSTNTAAAGSAPTTGDAHAAVNATHLKPGELDTYYGLWSGGHTGDMRVLGLPSGREIHRIPCFVPDALVGWGVTNESKKVMGTKPDGSLKYTVADTHHTHASYKDGNYDGRYAFINDKINARVARIRLDYFVCDKITELPNVQGFHGIFPDKRDPVDAKINYTTRVFCGGEFSIPLPNTGTEDASKYRSLFSCVDAESMEVRWQVLIDGNCDLVATSYDGKLAATNQYNTEMGVHYEDMMSAERDACLFFNVARIEAAVKAGKFKTIGDSKVPVVDGTHEANKDAKTALTAYVSVPKNPHGVNASPDQKYFICAGKLSPTGTVIELAKVLDWFDGKLEKLDDSIVAEVELGLGPLHTAFDGRGNAYTTLFLDSAVVKWNVDAAIKFHKGDKSAKYVVDRIDLQYQPGHLNASQSETIAADGKYLAVGCKFSKDRFLPVGPLHPENEQFIDISGEKMVLLADHPVRGEPHDFIIFKRDLVRPKQVYTLDEFPLAVKDPKESGVVRNGKKVTVKMTSQAPAFSLREFKLKKGDEVTLILTNLDKVEDLTHGFAIPKYNVNFIVNPQETASVSFVADKPGVFWCYCTHFCHALHLEMRTRMIVEA from the coding sequence ATGAGCAAAGACCTGGCCTCCCCCACCATCCTGGGCCGCCGCAAATTCATCAATACAGCCGCCTTGGCCAGCCTGGCCGGCGTGGTGGCCTGCACCGACAAGGGCAGCGCAGCCCCTTCGACCAACACAGCGGCGGCCGGCTCGGCCCCCACCACCGGTGATGCACATGCCGCCGTCAACGCCACGCATCTGAAGCCGGGCGAGCTGGACACCTATTACGGCCTGTGGAGCGGCGGCCATACCGGCGACATGCGCGTGCTGGGCCTGCCCTCGGGCCGCGAGATCCACCGCATTCCCTGCTTCGTGCCGGATGCGCTGGTCGGCTGGGGCGTGACCAATGAGTCGAAGAAGGTCATGGGCACCAAGCCCGACGGCAGCCTGAAGTACACGGTGGCCGACACCCACCACACGCACGCCTCCTACAAGGACGGCAACTACGACGGCCGCTACGCCTTCATCAACGACAAGATCAACGCCCGCGTGGCGCGCATCCGGCTCGACTACTTCGTCTGCGACAAGATCACCGAGCTGCCCAATGTGCAGGGCTTCCACGGCATCTTTCCGGACAAGCGCGATCCGGTCGATGCCAAGATCAACTACACGACACGGGTGTTCTGCGGTGGCGAGTTCTCCATCCCGCTGCCCAATACCGGCACCGAGGACGCCAGCAAATACCGTTCGCTGTTCTCCTGCGTCGATGCGGAGAGCATGGAGGTGCGCTGGCAGGTGCTGATCGACGGCAACTGCGACCTGGTCGCCACCTCCTACGACGGCAAGCTGGCCGCCACCAACCAGTACAACACCGAGATGGGCGTGCACTACGAGGACATGATGTCCGCCGAGCGCGACGCCTGCCTGTTCTTCAACGTGGCACGCATCGAAGCGGCCGTGAAGGCCGGCAAGTTCAAGACCATCGGCGACTCCAAGGTGCCGGTGGTGGATGGCACGCACGAGGCCAACAAGGACGCCAAGACGGCGCTGACCGCCTATGTCTCGGTGCCCAAGAACCCGCACGGCGTCAACGCCAGCCCGGACCAGAAGTATTTCATCTGCGCCGGCAAGCTATCGCCCACCGGCACCGTGATCGAGCTGGCCAAGGTGCTGGACTGGTTCGACGGCAAGCTGGAGAAGCTGGACGATTCAATAGTGGCTGAGGTCGAGCTGGGCCTGGGCCCCTTGCACACCGCCTTCGACGGCCGGGGCAATGCCTACACCACGCTGTTCCTGGACAGCGCCGTGGTCAAGTGGAATGTGGACGCCGCGATCAAGTTCCACAAGGGCGACAAGAGCGCCAAGTACGTGGTCGATCGCATCGATCTGCAATACCAGCCGGGGCATCTGAACGCCTCGCAGTCGGAGACCATCGCGGCCGATGGCAAGTACCTGGCCGTGGGCTGCAAATTCTCCAAGGACCGCTTCCTGCCGGTCGGACCGCTGCACCCCGAGAACGAGCAGTTCATCGACATCTCGGGCGAGAAGATGGTGCTGCTGGCCGATCACCCGGTGCGCGGCGAGCCGCATGACTTCATCATCTTCAAGCGCGATCTGGTGCGTCCGAAGCAGGTCTACACGCTGGACGAATTCCCGCTGGCGGTGAAGGATCCGAAAGAGTCGGGCGTGGTGCGCAACGGCAAGAAGGTGACCGTGAAGATGACCTCGCAGGCACCGGCCTTCAGCCTGCGTGAGTTCAAGCTGAAGAAGGGTGACGAGGTGACCCTGATCCTGACCAATCTGGACAAGGTCGAGGATTTGACACACGGCTTCGCCATCCCCAAATACAACGTCAACTTCATCGTCAATCCGCAGGAGACCGCCTCGGTCTCGTTCGTGGCCGACAAGCCCGGCGTGTTCTGGTGCTACTGCACCCACTTCTGCCATGCGCTGCACCTCGAGATGCGCACCCGCATGATTGTTGAAGCCTGA
- a CDS encoding c-type cytochrome yields the protein MKTKALLLICTAVLMACGKQEAAAPAAPAAAPVPVAAAPAEPDNALGKSVFGKTCAMCHAAGVAGAPKPGDKADWGPRIAPGKDTLYKHALEGFTGAKGMMPPRGGGAALKDEEVKAAVDYMTAQSR from the coding sequence ATGAAAACAAAAGCCCTGCTGTTGATTTGCACCGCAGTATTGATGGCCTGCGGCAAACAGGAGGCTGCGGCACCCGCAGCACCAGCAGCCGCGCCCGTGCCGGTGGCCGCAGCGCCAGCGGAACCTGACAACGCCTTGGGCAAGAGCGTGTTCGGCAAGACCTGCGCGATGTGCCATGCGGCCGGCGTGGCCGGTGCGCCTAAGCCGGGCGACAAGGCCGACTGGGGCCCGCGCATCGCCCCGGGCAAGGACACGCTGTACAAGCACGCGCTGGAGGGCTTCACCGGTGCCAAGGGCATGATGCCGCCCCGCGGTGGCGGCGCCGCGCTGAAGGATGAAGAGGTCAAGGCCGCCGTCGACTACATGACGGCCCAGTCGCGCTGA
- a CDS encoding FAD:protein FMN transferase — MKSMPSPDPVRRRWLAALPLLVTGLYLNPGLARGEAAGVHQASRPLMGTRLDITVQCTDALAAGRAMDAAFAEMARLAGLMSRYPDSRGTSAVHALHEAAGRRPLPMAPEMMQVLNMAKAMSQRSAGAFDITVGVFDAWSFDPDQERIPSAAEIAREIPLVNHRDLIVDDKLASAYLRRSGMRIDLGGIAKLPILRAGLSVLQGHGLRSAMLNGGGDVLVSGQLQGRDWRVGVRDPRDPSRLLGVVGLSEGFVAASGDYERCFVRHGRRYHHILDPKTGQPTQGPHGVTLVSPSLEAINGLGAAIMVAGARSGRELLAPLAGVDALIVESDRRLWLSPGMARRLQA, encoded by the coding sequence ATGAAATCAATGCCAAGCCCCGATCCCGTGCGTCGACGCTGGCTGGCGGCGCTGCCGTTGCTGGTCACCGGTCTGTACCTGAATCCGGGTCTGGCCCGTGGCGAGGCGGCCGGCGTGCACCAGGCTTCGCGCCCGCTGATGGGCACGCGACTGGACATCACCGTGCAGTGCACCGATGCGCTGGCCGCCGGCCGGGCGATGGACGCCGCCTTCGCCGAAATGGCCCGTCTGGCCGGTTTGATGAGCCGCTACCCCGACAGCCGCGGCACCAGCGCCGTGCATGCGCTGCACGAGGCCGCGGGCCGGCGGCCGCTGCCGATGGCGCCAGAAATGATGCAGGTGCTGAATATGGCAAAAGCCATGTCACAGCGCAGCGCTGGAGCTTTTGATATTACCGTCGGGGTATTTGATGCCTGGAGTTTTGACCCAGATCAAGAACGAATACCCTCGGCTGCAGAGATTGCCAGAGAAATACCTCTGGTGAATCATCGGGATTTGATCGTCGATGACAAACTGGCGAGTGCCTATTTGCGCAGGTCGGGTATGCGCATAGATCTGGGCGGTATTGCCAAACTGCCTATCCTGCGGGCCGGCCTGTCGGTGCTGCAAGGCCACGGCCTGCGCAGCGCCATGCTCAATGGCGGCGGCGACGTGCTGGTCAGCGGGCAGTTGCAGGGCCGCGACTGGCGCGTCGGTGTGCGCGACCCGCGCGACCCGAGCCGCCTGCTCGGCGTGGTGGGCTTGAGCGAGGGCTTTGTCGCCGCCTCGGGCGACTACGAGCGCTGCTTTGTGCGCCATGGTCGCCGCTACCACCACATCCTCGACCCCAAGACCGGCCAGCCGACGCAGGGGCCGCACGGCGTGACCCTGGTGTCGCCCAGCCTGGAGGCCATCAACGGCCTGGGCGCGGCCATCATGGTGGCTGGCGCCCGGTCCGGTCGCGAACTGCTGGCACCGCTGGCCGGTGTCGATGCGCTGATCGTCGAGTCCGATCGGCGGCTCTGGCTGTCGCCGGGCATGGCGCGCCGGCTGCAGGCCTGA